A stretch of the Bacillus sp. FJAT-18017 genome encodes the following:
- a CDS encoding dynamin family protein, whose amino-acid sequence MFDLKDFRQNKLKMTQEEFAKMIDVRQDYISRIEKSPGSIDFNLLLKIADATGTSLDELAGYKKSLPEALVVSNTWDASKRFKDSILSYITTKKTDLKISEKYEKMIDELLNLVTSTLVKPKVAVVGMSDAGKSRLINSLLGMDKIPTSWTPTTSISIHIRHVDDRPTFMDEEAWIFKGDKDGFDSKKLDDEVYCKQRKIAGGNAGILSEYGTRQGDKYDLDDAAAAVVYLDSPILQICELVDLPGFGTGDRKNDDILARKSREFADVVIYLSIANGFLRGTDIEFLKSTLNSLRVIENPINNLEPLSNLFIVASQAHTVNNGSKSDLETILDGGAKRLFNEIPEEIWENRQEQAGCKITLGDLRKRFFTYTTDKPYLRADFESNLAQLLECWSSNVIFPSINTIHSFLEDSQTGLDYDIAEYEGILKEREIHRARAEQIENAEPERQRTMQKKRSAVDQKIKEFHEETKKEFYAEFYSVITVDYIVDLIKQKGYKKKKDDMERLAGFLSSKLQGKLQNVLKHKTKELNEVINEYLEDFTAEITKFKNPQLKGFDIPFDAVKIFASGLAGLATFGGLAIWASTLGNLGAYILVAKGVSVLSALGISVAGGTAGAASAVAALGGPVTLGIALAVIVGISVFALISGGWQKSVAKKIVKEYEKNQAYELYATEIDNFWNSTKVEFETAADHLEKEWHQYVHNLNNMVTSYSVNDICDCIDSAKEMKDFLVRVPLKEPLLIEAL is encoded by the coding sequence GTGTTTGATTTGAAAGATTTTCGCCAAAACAAACTTAAGATGACCCAAGAAGAGTTTGCGAAAATGATTGATGTTCGTCAAGATTACATCTCGAGAATTGAAAAATCACCTGGCTCGATTGATTTCAACTTATTGCTAAAAATTGCGGATGCTACAGGAACTTCCCTAGATGAACTCGCCGGATACAAAAAGTCTCTTCCAGAAGCATTAGTAGTAAGTAATACGTGGGATGCTTCTAAGCGTTTTAAAGACAGTATTCTTAGCTATATTACAACGAAAAAAACAGATTTAAAGATTAGTGAAAAATATGAAAAGATGATTGATGAACTACTAAATTTGGTTACTTCTACTTTGGTAAAACCTAAAGTTGCAGTTGTGGGGATGTCAGATGCCGGAAAAAGTAGGCTTATAAACTCACTTCTAGGCATGGATAAAATACCAACGTCATGGACTCCTACTACTTCCATAAGTATACATATCAGACACGTAGATGACCGACCTACATTCATGGATGAAGAAGCTTGGATTTTTAAAGGTGACAAAGATGGATTTGATTCAAAAAAGTTAGATGATGAAGTTTATTGCAAACAGAGAAAAATTGCCGGTGGAAATGCGGGAATACTTTCAGAATACGGCACTAGGCAGGGAGATAAATACGATTTAGATGATGCCGCCGCTGCAGTCGTGTATTTGGATAGCCCTATCTTGCAAATTTGTGAACTCGTTGACCTACCGGGGTTTGGTACTGGAGATCGAAAGAATGATGATATTTTAGCACGTAAATCGAGGGAGTTTGCTGATGTTGTAATCTACTTATCTATTGCAAATGGATTCTTAAGGGGAACGGATATCGAGTTTTTAAAATCTACACTTAACTCCCTTAGAGTCATCGAAAACCCTATTAATAATTTGGAACCACTCTCCAACCTATTCATTGTAGCTTCCCAAGCTCATACTGTGAATAATGGTAGCAAATCGGATTTAGAAACAATTTTAGACGGAGGGGCTAAACGTCTGTTTAATGAGATTCCAGAAGAAATATGGGAAAACAGGCAAGAACAGGCCGGTTGCAAAATAACACTTGGTGATTTAAGAAAACGTTTCTTTACCTATACCACGGATAAGCCATACTTACGAGCGGATTTTGAAAGTAATCTAGCACAATTGCTAGAGTGTTGGTCATCTAATGTAATTTTTCCATCCATAAATACCATTCATTCGTTTTTGGAGGACAGCCAAACTGGGCTGGACTATGATATAGCGGAATATGAAGGTATATTAAAAGAGCGTGAAATTCACAGGGCTCGTGCTGAACAAATCGAGAACGCAGAGCCTGAAAGACAAAGAACGATGCAAAAAAAAAGAAGCGCCGTAGATCAAAAAATAAAAGAGTTTCACGAAGAAACCAAAAAAGAATTCTATGCTGAATTTTATTCCGTCATTACAGTGGACTATATCGTAGACCTAATCAAACAAAAAGGATATAAAAAGAAAAAGGACGACATGGAAAGGTTAGCTGGATTTTTAAGTAGTAAGCTTCAAGGGAAACTACAAAATGTATTAAAGCATAAAACAAAAGAGTTAAATGAAGTTATTAACGAGTACTTGGAAGATTTCACTGCTGAAATTACTAAGTTCAAAAATCCACAATTAAAAGGGTTTGACATTCCTTTTGATGCTGTCAAAATATTTGCGAGTGGTTTGGCTGGGCTTGCGACCTTCGGAGGTCTAGCTATCTGGGCAAGTACGTTAGGAAACTTAGGCGCTTATATTTTAGTAGCGAAAGGAGTAAGTGTGTTATCGGCTCTAGGAATATCAGTAGCAGGAGGTACTGCAGGTGCGGCTTCAGCGGTAGCCGCATTAGGAGGGCCTGTTACTTTGGGTATTGCTTTGGCAGTTATTGTGGGTATTTCAGTCTTCGCTTTAATTTCTGGCGGTTGGCAGAAGAGCGTAGCAAAAAAGATTGTAAAAGAATATGAAAAGAATCAAGCATATGAACTGTATGCTACAGAAATCGATAACTTTTGGAACAGTACTAAAGTTGAGTTTGAGACTGCAGCAGATCATTTAGAAAAGGAATGGCACCAATATGTCCATAACTTAAATAATATGGTCACCTCTTACTCTGTAAATGATATTTGCGATTGCATCGACTCTGCGAAAGAGATGAAAGATTTTTTAGTCCGAGTACCATTAAAAGAGCCACTATTAATAGAGGCGTTATAA
- a CDS encoding M14 family zinc carboxypeptidase produces the protein METKRKNVKRIVGSVVLGGALLTSSLPVDVFATEELVERKHSLFNSEHYDYLVYDDIQGKLEELKKSKRVTVEVTGKSSTGRNLYTVTVTSDGKTQDPAYKKLRKLMSEDPDEAKEFLEENPQVKAPILIHASIHGTEFVGTDAALRLIERFAFENDQETHKILDSYTLVFNVNANPDGRIDATRFNRQGIDLNRDFITQSQPETQAVIEQITELNPLVLLDLHGYVKQRGVKNHPGLILPGTPPHNPNYEYDLLYKWMNQQAEAMEAELVSERANYQTDLYKTMEGTHIPLRDSKDGWDVYPPIYTPAYAMLHGGYGYTLEAPTNDWDGVKWQVDAVTGALNFAVEHKLGMLEDQLEVLNRGEENYHPNYENQSFPEAYILPVTEADPTVTEKAVQHLLNNDVEVHRANKGFTAEGKTYEAGTYIVDLNQPKASVANAFLWDGEDITNDIAAMYDISAWSLPELWGFEAVEAKTDFTVQTKRVDKVQTKGQLIGKGPYVIPNSSNAAVQLINELVGKGIPVKRDVQGNFYVDTNRGSIEKAVKQSGLTVQSSSAGIPADAEAVTKVKVAILRDGGMGKVQSHSGVRIALERLGFDVTELHPHQVAASGLSGFDVFVYSGSANLVSFNSSAANKEFTLANEAEYNAFKENVNTFVEKDGRFIAIGAGASRVAKSLGLTDVTVNTGTSSSNGIVRVDYKGTGITAGYGGNDVGFVYGPVWYTNTTNTTVEATFDSTPDFFESGHWKNREAASGQAVIVEEKDRPVTLIGLEAGFRNHTDYLFRLLSNSIFDK, from the coding sequence TTGGAAACGAAACGCAAAAATGTGAAGAGAATTGTAGGGTCAGTGGTTTTAGGCGGGGCTTTGTTAACGAGTTCGCTTCCAGTAGATGTATTTGCTACAGAGGAGCTTGTGGAAAGGAAGCACAGCCTGTTCAACTCTGAGCACTATGATTATCTCGTTTATGATGACATTCAGGGGAAACTCGAAGAGTTAAAAAAGAGTAAGAGAGTTACGGTCGAGGTGACAGGAAAGTCGTCGACTGGAAGAAATCTTTATACCGTGACGGTAACAAGCGATGGGAAAACTCAGGACCCCGCGTATAAAAAACTCAGGAAATTGATGAGTGAGGATCCTGATGAAGCGAAGGAATTTTTGGAAGAAAATCCTCAAGTAAAAGCCCCAATATTAATTCATGCTTCCATTCATGGAACTGAATTTGTTGGAACAGATGCTGCCCTTCGGCTAATTGAAAGATTTGCGTTTGAAAATGACCAGGAAACCCACAAAATTCTCGATTCTTATACTCTCGTTTTTAATGTGAATGCAAATCCGGACGGCCGCATTGATGCCACACGATTCAACAGGCAGGGTATTGACCTTAACCGTGATTTTATCACACAGTCCCAGCCAGAGACTCAGGCAGTTATCGAACAAATCACCGAGCTTAATCCGCTTGTATTGCTTGATTTACATGGATATGTAAAGCAGCGGGGTGTAAAAAATCACCCAGGCCTTATCCTGCCGGGTACACCTCCACATAACCCGAACTATGAGTATGATCTTCTATACAAATGGATGAATCAGCAAGCTGAAGCAATGGAAGCTGAACTAGTAAGTGAAAGGGCAAATTACCAGACAGACCTCTATAAAACAATGGAAGGAACCCATATCCCGCTCCGTGACTCCAAAGATGGCTGGGACGTTTACCCACCGATTTATACACCAGCTTATGCGATGCTTCATGGCGGTTACGGCTATACCCTGGAAGCGCCAACGAATGATTGGGATGGAGTCAAGTGGCAGGTTGATGCAGTTACAGGTGCGTTGAACTTTGCAGTTGAACATAAACTAGGGATGCTGGAAGACCAGCTTGAAGTTCTAAATCGAGGCGAGGAAAATTATCATCCGAATTACGAGAATCAAAGTTTTCCTGAAGCCTATATTCTTCCTGTAACCGAAGCGGATCCGACTGTTACCGAAAAGGCCGTTCAGCATCTCCTGAACAATGATGTCGAAGTCCACAGGGCAAACAAAGGATTTACAGCTGAAGGAAAGACATATGAAGCCGGAACGTATATTGTTGATTTGAATCAACCTAAGGCATCTGTCGCGAATGCATTCCTTTGGGACGGCGAGGATATAACGAACGATATAGCTGCCATGTATGACATTTCTGCATGGAGCCTGCCAGAATTATGGGGCTTTGAGGCAGTTGAGGCAAAAACAGATTTTACTGTACAGACAAAAAGAGTCGATAAGGTGCAGACAAAGGGCCAATTGATTGGGAAAGGTCCTTATGTAATCCCGAACTCCTCAAACGCTGCAGTCCAACTCATTAACGAGCTTGTTGGCAAAGGAATTCCTGTAAAACGAGATGTTCAGGGTAATTTTTATGTAGATACCAACCGGGGCAGCATTGAAAAAGCGGTAAAACAATCCGGCTTAACAGTACAATCGAGTTCAGCTGGCATTCCGGCTGATGCCGAAGCTGTCACCAAAGTAAAGGTTGCTATTTTGAGAGACGGCGGTATGGGGAAAGTACAATCCCACTCAGGTGTGAGAATCGCTCTCGAGCGCCTTGGCTTTGATGTAACCGAACTTCATCCACATCAGGTAGCTGCCTCAGGTCTTAGCGGTTTCGATGTATTTGTTTATAGCGGAAGTGCAAATTTGGTATCCTTCAACTCAAGTGCTGCCAACAAGGAATTTACACTTGCAAATGAAGCAGAATACAACGCTTTTAAAGAAAATGTGAATACATTTGTCGAAAAGGACGGCAGATTTATTGCAATCGGTGCCGGTGCTTCCCGTGTAGCGAAATCACTTGGGCTGACCGACGTGACTGTAAATACCGGGACTTCAAGCAGCAACGGAATTGTACGGGTTGACTATAAAGGAACCGGAATCACAGCGGGATATGGAGGCAATGACGTGGGATTTGTTTACGGTCCTGTCTGGTATACGAATACAACCAATACAACTGTCGAAGCAACTTTTGACTCAACTCCGGACTTTTTTGAATCCGGCCACTGGAAAAACCGTGAAGCAGCATCAGGCCAGGCTGTTATTGTTGAAGAAAAGGACCGCCCTGTAACGCTTATTGGCCTAGAAGCAGGCTTCCGCAACCATACAGATTACTTATTCAGGCTTCTATCGAATTCAATTTTTGACAAGTAA
- a CDS encoding DGQHR domain-containing protein, with product MLRIPYIRVTQKSETFFVSKINTAEIANNIDFHFRDPYSIDENEIFTYQKYINELERNDIYVSRSEEGIQRRLQLNRIHDIKKYLLSEENNFFPSSILLSVDVSKVRTFEEDYLEYEDSEIGYFNLPDDVRFTVIDGQHRLAGLLSAMEEIQEFELPAVILFNVSRSTAAKLFSDINGKQKPVSKSLVYDLYSEIDTIRPKEIKKYNVICQKFYSDPTSPLYRHIKMLGIGEGAISQAFFIDYCISNLRYTDLDDIQEIYTQLFYYFKAFQYVFPEDWPVKEGFSSFEELMEHSRYVLKERKSQLVKTNGFGAILQLFPKVYRYSAGDFQKYLHIIEQLRGNINWVADPDSPTGTGKAFQRKITERLENILYEFLTPNKVITKK from the coding sequence ATGCTTAGAATTCCATATATAAGAGTTACTCAAAAATCCGAGACATTTTTTGTCTCAAAAATTAATACAGCGGAAATAGCAAATAATATAGATTTTCACTTTAGAGATCCTTATTCTATTGATGAAAATGAAATATTTACATATCAAAAATATATCAACGAATTGGAAAGGAACGACATTTATGTTAGTAGGAGTGAGGAAGGGATACAGAGAAGATTACAATTAAACAGGATTCACGATATTAAAAAATATCTACTATCTGAAGAAAATAATTTTTTTCCCTCATCAATACTTTTATCTGTAGATGTCTCTAAAGTCCGGACCTTTGAGGAAGATTATTTAGAATATGAAGATAGTGAAATTGGATATTTTAATCTGCCTGATGATGTTAGATTTACAGTAATTGATGGACAACACAGATTAGCAGGATTATTATCCGCTATGGAGGAAATACAAGAATTTGAACTACCAGCTGTTATTTTGTTCAATGTTTCAAGGTCTACTGCTGCTAAATTATTTTCAGATATAAACGGTAAACAAAAACCGGTTAGTAAATCTTTAGTTTATGACTTATATAGTGAAATTGATACAATCAGGCCAAAAGAAATAAAAAAATATAATGTAATATGTCAGAAGTTTTATTCAGATCCCACATCTCCTCTTTACAGGCATATTAAAATGCTTGGGATAGGTGAAGGTGCAATATCGCAGGCATTTTTCATTGATTATTGTATCTCAAATTTAAGGTATACTGATTTAGATGATATTCAAGAAATTTATACTCAATTGTTTTATTATTTTAAGGCTTTCCAATATGTGTTTCCTGAGGATTGGCCAGTTAAAGAAGGTTTTTCGAGTTTTGAGGAATTGATGGAACATTCAAGGTATGTTCTAAAAGAAAGAAAAAGTCAATTAGTAAAGACAAATGGTTTCGGGGCTATTTTGCAGTTATTTCCTAAAGTGTACCGTTATTCAGCCGGAGATTTTCAAAAATATTTACATATCATTGAACAACTAAGAGGGAATATAAACTGGGTTGCTGACCCAGATTCTCCTACTGGGACTGGAAAGGCATTTCAGAGAAAAATAACGGAGAGATTAGAAAATATATTGTATGAATTTTTAACCCCCAATAAAGTAATAACCAAAAAATAA
- a CDS encoding 3-hydroxyacyl-CoA dehydrogenase/enoyl-CoA hydratase family protein, giving the protein MQPIRKAAVLGSGVMGSGIAAHLANIGIPTLVLDIVPRELTAAEQTKGLTLEDKQVRNRIATESLQKLLKQKPAPLTVKENLNLIEAGNLEDDIQRIKDVDWIIEVVTENLTIKKQVFASVDQYRKKGSIVSSNTSGISVEAMAEGRSEDFQKHFLGTHFFNPPRYLKLLEIIPTQHTNPGVLSFMKTFGEDVLGKGVVVAKDTPNFIANRIGTYGLLVTLRVMLKGGYSVGEVDSITGPLIGRPKSATFRTLDIVGLDTFVHVAKNVWDGAEGDEKEVFTVPPFMNEMLKNGWLGSKSGQGFFLKQGKEILELDPATLTYGPRKQLKTAATELAKQEKGTANKLKALVYANDRAGELLWNIFSPVLIYSAELLGTIADDIPSIDRAMKWGFGWEQGPFETWDAIGLEKSVAKMQEEGRTVPGWIYDMLAAGHTSFYKENTYYDNGEYKPLEVNPKVIELKAIKKEKGVIKKNSGASLIDIGDGVALLEFHSQSNAIGPDILQMINFAVDEVEKNYKGLVIGNQGKNFCVGANLAMILMEAQDDNIWDLDMVVKMFQNTMMKIKYSAKPVVAAPFQMTLGGGAEVCLPAAHIQASMETYMGLVEAGVGLIPGGGGNKELYIKHLNSLPKGVDFDLMKVAAKVFETIATAKVSMSGAEARENNFLNFADGISANSDHQLYDAKQAALALYEAGYKPPVRKKVPVTGETGYAALILGAQAMQLSGYISEYDMKIAKKLAYVIAGGKVPFGTEVDEQYLLDLEREAFLSLVAEPKSQQRMQHMLVKGKPLRN; this is encoded by the coding sequence ATTCAACCGATTAGAAAGGCTGCCGTGCTCGGCTCCGGCGTCATGGGCTCAGGAATCGCCGCACACCTCGCGAACATCGGCATCCCTACGCTGGTCCTCGACATCGTCCCAAGAGAACTGACAGCCGCAGAACAGACAAAGGGACTCACACTCGAAGACAAACAAGTCCGTAACCGCATCGCCACCGAGTCGCTTCAAAAGCTGCTCAAACAAAAGCCGGCACCACTCACAGTCAAAGAAAACCTGAACCTCATCGAAGCAGGCAACCTTGAGGACGACATCCAGCGCATCAAAGACGTCGACTGGATCATCGAAGTCGTCACCGAGAATCTCACCATAAAAAAGCAAGTCTTTGCTAGTGTCGACCAGTACCGCAAGAAAGGCAGCATCGTCTCATCCAACACATCCGGTATCTCGGTCGAAGCAATGGCAGAAGGGCGCAGCGAGGATTTCCAGAAACACTTCCTCGGCACCCACTTCTTCAACCCGCCAAGATACTTAAAATTGCTTGAAATCATCCCAACCCAGCACACTAATCCCGGAGTCCTCAGCTTCATGAAAACCTTCGGTGAAGACGTGCTCGGCAAAGGCGTTGTCGTTGCAAAAGATACACCGAACTTCATCGCCAACCGGATCGGTACCTACGGACTCCTCGTTACACTGAGGGTAATGCTGAAAGGCGGCTACTCTGTCGGCGAAGTCGACTCCATCACAGGTCCGCTTATCGGCCGGCCGAAATCAGCAACCTTCCGGACACTCGACATTGTTGGTCTCGATACCTTCGTCCATGTAGCCAAAAACGTCTGGGATGGAGCAGAAGGCGATGAGAAGGAAGTCTTCACAGTGCCGCCATTCATGAACGAAATGCTAAAGAACGGCTGGCTTGGCAGCAAATCCGGTCAGGGCTTCTTCTTAAAACAGGGCAAAGAGATCCTTGAACTTGATCCTGCAACACTCACATACGGCCCACGCAAGCAATTGAAAACCGCGGCAACCGAACTAGCCAAACAAGAAAAAGGCACAGCGAATAAATTGAAAGCGCTTGTATACGCAAATGACCGCGCCGGTGAACTGCTCTGGAACATCTTTAGTCCGGTTCTAATATACTCTGCCGAACTGCTCGGTACAATTGCCGACGACATTCCGTCCATCGACCGTGCGATGAAGTGGGGCTTCGGCTGGGAGCAGGGGCCGTTCGAAACATGGGATGCAATCGGCCTTGAAAAATCCGTCGCAAAAATGCAGGAAGAAGGACGCACCGTTCCTGGCTGGATCTACGACATGCTTGCGGCAGGACATACAAGCTTCTATAAAGAAAACACCTACTATGACAACGGCGAATATAAACCGCTCGAAGTTAATCCGAAGGTCATTGAACTGAAAGCAATTAAAAAGGAAAAAGGCGTCATCAAAAAGAACTCCGGCGCAAGCCTGATCGACATCGGGGACGGCGTCGCACTGCTTGAGTTCCATTCGCAATCAAATGCAATCGGTCCTGACATTCTCCAAATGATCAACTTCGCTGTCGATGAAGTGGAAAAGAACTACAAAGGACTCGTCATCGGCAACCAGGGCAAGAACTTCTGCGTTGGCGCAAACCTGGCGATGATTTTGATGGAAGCTCAGGACGACAACATCTGGGACCTCGACATGGTCGTCAAGATGTTCCAGAACACGATGATGAAAATCAAATACTCGGCAAAGCCAGTCGTCGCCGCACCATTCCAGATGACACTCGGCGGTGGAGCCGAAGTCTGCCTGCCAGCAGCCCACATCCAGGCAAGCATGGAAACCTACATGGGCCTCGTTGAAGCAGGTGTCGGCCTCATCCCTGGCGGCGGCGGAAACAAGGAGCTCTACATCAAGCACCTCAACTCTCTGCCTAAAGGCGTCGACTTCGACCTCATGAAAGTCGCAGCCAAAGTATTCGAAACCATCGCGACAGCGAAAGTCTCCATGTCCGGAGCCGAAGCGCGCGAAAACAACTTCCTGAACTTCGCCGACGGCATCTCAGCAAACAGCGACCATCAGCTCTACGATGCCAAACAGGCAGCACTTGCCCTGTATGAAGCAGGCTACAAGCCGCCAGTCAGGAAGAAAGTTCCGGTCACAGGTGAAACCGGTTATGCCGCACTCATCCTCGGTGCCCAGGCGATGCAGCTATCCGGCTACATCTCCGAGTACGACATGAAGATTGCCAAGAAGCTCGCCTACGTCATTGCAGGAGGCAAAGTCCCATTCGGTACCGAAGTCGACGAACAATACCTGCTCGACCTCGAACGCGAAGCCTTCCTAAGCCTTGTTGCTGAGCCGAAATCCCAGCAGCGCATGCAGCACATGCTCGTCAAAGGCAAGCCATTAAGGAACTAA
- a CDS encoding acetyl-CoA C-acetyltransferase, with amino-acid sequence MREAVIVAGARTPVGKAKKGSLAGVRPDDLGALVIKETLKRAGNYEGNIDDVIIGCAMPEAEQGLNMARNIAGLAGLPYEVPAITINRYCSSGLQAIAYAAERIMIGQADTVLAGGAESMSMVPMMGHVTRPNVKLAETAPQYYMSMGHTAEEVAKRFGISREDQDAFAVRSHERAARAIQKGKFRDEIVPVDVTIRSVGTDNKLKEKSFQFSEDEGVRVGTNMETLAKLRPAFSVTGSVTAGNASQTSDGAATVMVMEREKAESLGLKPLAKFRSFAVGGVPPEIMGVGPVVAIPKALKLAGLEVTDISLFELNEAFASQAIQIVRELGLDEDKVNVNGGAIALGHPLGCTGAKLTLSLIHELKRRNEQFGVVTMCIGGGMGAAGVFELL; translated from the coding sequence ATGAGAGAAGCGGTGATTGTTGCCGGAGCACGCACTCCAGTCGGGAAAGCCAAAAAAGGCTCGCTTGCCGGGGTCCGTCCCGACGACCTTGGTGCACTCGTTATCAAGGAAACGTTGAAACGCGCCGGCAATTACGAAGGAAACATAGATGATGTCATAATCGGCTGCGCGATGCCAGAGGCTGAACAAGGCCTGAACATGGCACGCAACATCGCGGGCCTTGCCGGGCTACCGTATGAAGTGCCGGCCATTACCATCAACCGCTATTGCTCATCCGGCCTGCAGGCAATCGCCTATGCTGCAGAACGGATCATGATTGGCCAGGCTGACACTGTATTAGCTGGCGGCGCAGAATCAATGAGCATGGTACCGATGATGGGCCACGTAACCCGTCCGAATGTTAAACTCGCGGAAACTGCTCCGCAATATTACATGAGCATGGGCCATACAGCGGAAGAAGTAGCAAAGAGATTCGGCATCTCCCGTGAGGATCAGGATGCATTTGCCGTTCGCAGTCACGAACGGGCTGCCCGTGCCATCCAGAAAGGTAAATTCAGGGACGAAATCGTTCCTGTTGATGTTACGATCCGTTCAGTCGGTACCGACAACAAACTGAAGGAGAAATCGTTCCAGTTCTCTGAAGACGAAGGCGTCCGTGTTGGCACAAACATGGAAACTCTCGCAAAGCTTCGCCCGGCATTCTCCGTCACAGGATCTGTCACAGCTGGAAATGCCTCGCAAACAAGCGATGGTGCTGCGACTGTCATGGTAATGGAGCGAGAAAAAGCAGAATCCCTTGGACTGAAGCCACTGGCTAAATTCCGTTCATTCGCAGTCGGTGGAGTCCCACCTGAAATCATGGGCGTTGGACCTGTCGTTGCCATTCCGAAGGCGTTGAAGCTAGCCGGACTAGAAGTAACCGACATCTCACTGTTTGAACTAAACGAAGCATTCGCTTCCCAAGCCATCCAGATTGTTCGCGAACTTGGCCTTGATGAAGACAAAGTCAACGTCAACGGAGGAGCGATTGCCCTTGGACACCCGCTTGGCTGTACAGGTGCAAAGCTAACTCTATCCCTAATTCATGAACTGAAGCGCCGCAACGAACAGTTCGGTGTTGTCACGATGTGTATTGGCGGAGGCATGGGAGCAGCCGGTGTATTTGAACTTCTATAA